In Ornithodoros turicata isolate Travis chromosome 1, ASM3712646v1, whole genome shotgun sequence, the DNA window CCAAATGTAAATAGCAACCGCGTTCGCAACATTGGCGCGGGCAGGTATGCGAGGACCAGCAAGTGTACAAGAGCAAGGTGCAAGGAGAGCAGTCACCACTTCACGAGAGGAAGTAGTCAAATTACCAAAACTTGAACTGATCAAATTTGATGGAAACAGAATGATGTGGCAGAGATTTTGGAATCAGTTCAAGACCACCGTTCACTATAGACAGGCGATGTCGAAGCCTCACAAATTCAGCTATCTCTTAAGCTCCTTAACGGGACCCGCTGCATCTGCAATTGAAGGATTACAGGTTTCGGAAGAAAACTACGACCACGAGTACAAATTCTTACAGAGCGATTTGGACTCCCACAGCATATAGTGGACAATCACATGGATTCTCTCATCCATATAAGACCTGTAATGTCGACAAATGACAAGGAAGGACTTCATTATCTACATCAGACTGCTGAAGTCAACACTAGAGGGCTGGAGTCTTTGGGCATAAAACTGGAATCGTATGCTACAATGCTGCTACCCATTCTTCTAAAGAGCATTCCAAAGCAAATTGCTGTTGATTTCAaactaaaagaagaagaacgaaaaAGGAATGGCCAGCATGACCAGAACCAAGCGGAAGAGCGTTCGTTGATGAAGGAGAATGTCGAGAAGCTTAAGAGACTAAGGCTGCAAGACTTAGTAAAATGTCAAGGAGACGACGATAAATGGCGGGCAGAGTTCCAACGGGAACAGCACACCTCGTACTCCGCAACGGGAAAACTACAGGGAATAAGAGGAAAATCATCTGCTGCTTTTACTATGACCGCAACAAGCAAATGCATATTCTGTGGTCAATCTATCCACAAAACAGAAGAATGCCAAAAATCGCTAATGTACGAAGCTAAAATGCTGAAACTCAAAGAAGAGCGACGCTGCTTCAAATGCACAGGAGACAGGCATTCAGCAAAGCTTTGCAACAGTAGAATTAAATGGAAAAGATGTGAAGGCGGACACGCTACAAGCATGTGCCGGAACAGGAGAACAAAATCATCATTGGTGTAGGCGGACGAGTTGGAAAGTCATCCAAGGCACAGTAGACCGCCGAACCCAGACCACGGATGCAAAGAAGAGGGAGCAGAAGAGCGTTCGACAGAGCATACATATCATGCATCCGTAAGACGAGATGCAAGAAACAGAAAAGGTGAACTTGCAAGAAGCGTGTTGCTTCAAACCGTTACAGCGATAATAGAGGGAAGGCAAGGCATGCAAACAGCTAGGATATTGCTGGACACTGGAAGtcaaaagtaattcattacaaaGTCATTGTCCAAGACACTAAGATGTCCAATATTGGGAACGGAGAATCTGTTCATCGGATCTTTTGGAGCAGCACTTTCAGAGAAAGAGATGCGAGTCGTTGAGCTGAAGATAAAGCAGCACAAGGGCGCACATGCAGAGACGATCAGAGCTCTCGCAGTAGAGAAGATAGGAAGTAATACCTTGCCTAGAGTGGATCCCAACATGCAAGGTCTACCAGAAGTTAAGCGACATTTGGGGGACGAAGAAACAGTAGCAGATGATCAAATAGGAGTCCTGGTAGGATCAGACCACTATTGGGAACTTGTCCCTGGAAAGACATACAGGATAAGCGATTCAGTAACCGCGGTGGAGACAACTCTCGGTTGGGCGATACAAGGGCCAGTTACTTTAAAATGACGATGCACTAGGCAGGCCGCAGTCAATGTGCTAAAAGTGTCGCTTGGATGTGAACTAGAAGACGAACTATTAAAAGCATTCTGGGAGAGAAGAAACGCAGGAACATAGAGATTTTACAACCGAATATGATGAGAGACTAATGGAGTTTGCCAGGTATCTTCAAAACGTCAACAATCGATATGCAGTGAGACTTACATGGAAGCACGAGGTCAATCTGGAGGATAATTATTACTTGGCGCACAAACGCCTATTGCATCTAACAAAGAGGCTACAGAAGGACACAACCCTATTGGAAAGGTATGATAAAGCCATCAGGGAATATTCGTCGTCGGGTGTAGCAGAGAAAGTCAAGGCAGGTCAAAGTAACGGTGAATTCGTATACTACATGCCACACCAGGCGGCCATTAGGGAAGACAGAACAACCACCAAGATCAGGATCGTCTTCGACGCTTCATCAGCAGAGACACACGGGACATCGGTAAACAACTGTTTGGATGCAGGGCCGAACCTTAACCCTGATTTGGTCTCGGTTCTTCTCAACTTCACAACGCACAAAGTAGCACTTGTTGCAGACGAGAAACAGGCGTTCCTGGAGATTCTCATACAAGAAGAAGACAGAGATGCACTTCGTATGCTGTGGTGGGAGCACATACCATATACTACGGAAAATAATAAATTGGAGACATGGAGGATGACAAGGGTAACCTTTGGAATTGCCTCGAGCACGTTTCTACTAGCAGCGACGATAAAAGCACACTTGCAGTCCGTGAAGGACAAGTACCCGGACACTGTGCGGATGTTGGAAAAATCTGTTTACGTCGACGACGTGATCATCGGAGGAAGCAGTGATGAGGATGCAAGAAAGGTTTATTTAGAAGCAGGAGAGATATTTAGCACAGCTGACATGGAATTAAGGAAATGGACGTCAAGCTCGAAGGATTTGCACTATTTGCACTATTTGAAGGAACTATTTGCAAGTTACTTCGAGGAAGAAGGACCTGACAGACAAGTACGCGAAATAGGGCAAATCAATGTAGTACTTGGACTTAACTGGAATTTCGAAAAAGATGAGATCGATATCTCTGCAGAGAATAGCGTGAAAGACATGAACGAAGATTCACTATGTACCAAACGTATGGTGCTACAACGTGTCGCAAGGATATATGATCCATTGGGGATGTTAGCACCCGTAATTGTTGCAGCAAAGATGTTACTGCAGAGTCTGTGGAAAACGAAGATCTCATGGGACGATCACCTGCAGAAGGATCAACAAGAGCGATGGCTTGAATGGTGTACAGACGTAGAAGAGCTGCAAAAGATCACGATGTCTAGATGCTATGACGTACATGGTTGTACATGATGTACATGGCTACACATTACGACGATTTAAGTTGCAAAAAGCAATTACTCATGGCTAGATCACGAGTTGCACCTCTGAAGCCGTTATCATTAGTAAGGCTCGAATTGATAGGAGCAACTCTTACAGCGAAGCTGCTGAACTATTTAAAACAGAACTTTCAACGTAAGTTGGATTAGGTTTACTGTTGGACAGACTCTACAGTTGCATTGCAATGGATATCTTCCGAGACCTCCGGAGAGGTGTTCGTATCAAACAGGGTGCGAGAAATACGAAAAGTGACTGCGTAGCATGCATGGAAACATGTAAGATCACAAGACAATCCGGCCGATTTGTTGACTCGAGGAGTAAAGTCAAAAACGCTGTTGTCATCGAAATTATGGTGGGAAGGGCCTCAATGGCCAGGAGACAAAGCTCAATGGCCAAGTaaagcaaacgagaaaaaaaaattgagggaTGAAGGTGTGGAAGGCACACCCACTAAATCAACCGTACAAGCCGTCCAACTTTCGGCAGATATGAATCATGATTAGACACAAGATATATTTGCCATTAAACGTTTCAGCGATTACGAAAAGCTGCTTAGGGTAACAGCACGAGCGTTTCGTTTCATCAAGCGCATATCGTTTAAACGCAGGCGTAAACGTGTAAACGTCATACGTCGTCCTGTACAACAGATATATCCGCTAAAAGGGGACACCTATATGTCCCGGGCGGGAAGATGTTGTAACCTAAAAAGGATGAAGAGGAGGAGTGATCTAAAAccacgcccccctcgctctgtGTGTTCACGCTAAACTATTCTTGTCTCTATGTCTCCTTGTTCATCAACATTCAGCACGCAGAATCTCCTTCTTGATTGCAGAAAGCtcaagttccgggctcgaagtctccatatttcttgcttcgacgtccatattcaAGATCGCTCtccggatgccgccgctctcacgcaaactcactaacaacataACTCCCGGTCCGGGCGCCTAATGAAagctttcgtcacgcacacggaaattggcggatatccACCACAAATAGGCTAGATTTCGgtgccgattgcgcgagttgaggaggaaaaccaagccggttttcagcgccctatttggcaaactttgccgccacgcacagccaaaatatttcgcgtggggctcggaggcatattataccctCGTAGTAGATGCAAACTAgagatttgtcgaacttctggtcagagtccatTTAAAGAGGTGTAATTACGGTAGCCACGACGTCGAACGCAGGGCATTCGAGAGACATATATGTGCGCAGTGCATGACTTCGCAAGCAGCAACTGAAGCAGCGGTGATGATCGGTAATGATACGAGAGTGTAGTCTTGCCAAATAAATAAACAGTCGACTTACTTTATCACAGCTAACTACAATTCCAACCAAAATATCTTTTACGTATGCACACTTTATCCTTTTTGTTGAATCACTGAATAGCTTCAGAGTACTGCAACTGACGTACAGAACTTCGCCGGCTATGTAAGTGAAGGGTCGCGTTTGTAGACGTGCGTTCGTTCGTTGTTgttattttctttattcatcCACCCTTTTCGTCTTCCctgacaacacaacaacaacaacatagatgaatgaatgatgatgatgatgtgtttccctgcgttgagtgcaggacccaaCCCCACTCCAAAAAGTTCCACATGAAAGGTTGAagaggaatgaaaaaaaaacaaaaaaaactacagttcttgaaggaggccggtgaccctcagaaaggaaagaaaagcgcgaagtgcacggcactgatgtgcagggttactccatgtGCCGAGAACTTTGCAAATGTTGAGTGGCCTCTGATCCAGTAGctcaagttgagatttaaaggcccgttgctcgcatacgtactggctacAGTCTTCTATAATGACAAAAATGGATGAAGGCCCTACAGAATCGTACGTGCTATTACGGTCAACGCGCTATTATGTGAAATAAATTTGCCGCAGCATAGGGTCGTTTTTTCTAGGCGAAAGAAACTGCACTCTTAATAAAGAAATTCAACGGATGGCACGCTCCTTGCCATCCATCATCCCAATGGCATCGCCCTCTTCTCAGAtctattgaaaacgggaggagtacgccttttttttgtatagactatgtactgcataagtggcacaaaaaggtcgtacgcctcctgttttcaacaaatcaggcgcgAGAATAATGTCACTacggatgatagttggctagaaGCGTTCAATAGTTGGCTAGAAGCATGCTATGAGTGCGCGGTTCCACTGGCGTGTCAACAAAATGCCGCCAAGTTGAAGATTTTTTTTCCATTGGGAGACCGGTGCTCTCAATGTTGCAGGACGACTGTCTGCATAGTGCGGGACAGAAAGGGAATGCAATACTCTGAGCGAAGCTACTCGGTGACTCTAGTATGCAGGAGCGGTACAGGTGAGTTGACAATACGTGACGCTAATGGCGCTCTTTGCCAGTTAGCCGCTGGCCGGCAACACGAAAGCATAATTGCACGACTTGGAACTGCACAGGTGGCATTCGCAAACCCTTCCACAAATAAAAAAAGCGCTGCAATCAAGAAGCCTATACGccgatcgagcagacgctctCTGCAAGCATCGCCCTCATCGCCAGTGTACATTTCCGTATGCTCCATAGCGAATGATGGATGTCttgaaagaacactgataatCTTATGTCAGctgggtaattccattttaaatcgaccaaggtccgccgatgacatttttggatttcagtgaaaaaaaaaacatatgttGGAAACGACCTCAAGcgaagacgaaagcaggttcccttgagcttcctacgatcaaccagtccacaaatggagagggggtaaggtggcgcagtcttcgcgacgtgattttttctcgcgactttgcagccttactgatgCTATTTCATTCGCGTCACAGCCCTCATCGTGAGCACACGTAAAGTCTGGGCACTGTAGTATACCTGTACGGAGTGAAAACAGTGTCACTTTAAAGGGTCGCTGAAGAAAAAACGCCAAACTCAGAAGATGTGACACAAATTGCACATTTTTTAGCGCTCAGAGCTCCTGGACGGCAGGTCAGATATTTGTAAATAAAGTACGCTTTTCATATGGAATCTTTCCTCTATCGTTCAGTATATGGAACACCGTTCTAATCTGTTTCGTTTCCGAAAGAGATGTTAGTAAAGTTAGGTGtgagcagaaaattgccgatgtttggtatggcataccTCAGCTGCTGCATAacttattccaataattttgcggtCACTGAAAGACCAACGTATCCCCTaaatccagctgcaaaaatatgttgcactattttagtagggtgTACGCAGCGAATTTTTTTCTGTGCCCATGTCTCGCCGTTGCAGCCTCGCACTCCGACTCCAT includes these proteins:
- the LOC135388617 gene encoding uncharacterized protein LOC135388617 produces the protein MEFARYLQNVNNRYAVRLTWKHEVNLEDNYYLAHKRLLHLTKRLQKDTTLLERYDKAIREYSSSGVAEKVKAGQSNGEFVYYMPHQAAIREDRTTTKIRIVFDASSAETHGTSVNNCLDAGPNLNPDLVSVLLNFTTHKVALVADEKQAFLEILIQEEDRDALRMLWWEHIPYTTENNKLETWRMTRVTFGIASSTFLLAATIKAHLQSVKDKYPDTVRMLEKSVYVDDVIIGGSSDEDARKVYLEAGEIFSTADMELRKWTSSSKDLHYLHYLKELFASYFEEEGPDRQVREIGQINVVLGLNWNFEKDEIDISAENSVKDMNEDSLCTKRMVLQRVARIYDPLGMLAPVIVAAKMLLQSLWKTKISWDDHLQKDQQERWLEWCTDVEELQKITMSRCYDVHGCT